TTGGTTAGTAGTAAAAGCTTGCAATTCCTGATATGAAATATTAGAAAGTTTCAGCAATTCGCTAGATGCTAGAGGTGCAGATGAAGTTCTGTCGATTAACTGTTGAATCCAGTTATTTTGATCTGAATTTGTTGTTTCTGAGATTAACCGTGTTGTTTGTGTGGATTGACTCAAAGATTCGGCGTTGTTAAATAAGTCATCCAATGCATTATTTTCAACAATGAATGTCTTCGTTAAGCTTATTGGCTGGTTATTCCAAAACATAGTGAATCTGTAAGTGGCTTCTGGTGCTAATTCTAGTCGTGTCGCAAAATTGATATCATCAGTAACGATGGATTTACTTGTGATCGTTGTACCATTTTCATCACTTATTTGGATTTTGTACGATCCAACCCGAATTCTATCAATAGAGTAATCTACTTTTAGTGTTGATTTCTGCCGATCATAATCTATTTCGAATTTTTGCACTTCGGGTTTGGGTACATCAAAGGTCAACTTAGATGAACTTTCCACAACTTCCCCATCAGCGAACAGACACAGTTCATATTGGCCAGGTTGCAAATTAGCAGGAATTAATAGCACACTGTGCGTATCTTCTACCTTACTCCGCTTGACACAACGTTGCTGATCGGCAGATCTCACCTCAACTTCGAACTGTTTATCCCAGTCATTCGATAATTGGAAGTCAAAAAGAATCCACTCCTGATCATCTTCAAGTACATAATCTATTTGGGCTTTCATAATCTGGGGTGCTTTAGTAAAGACAGCGAAAGTCCAGAATTCATCGTCAAAGCGGATTCTGAGCGGTACCGATGTCTTTGATGTTTGTTGGAGAATATCACGGAATTGATCTACAAATAAGTCATATACTGCTTCCCCTTTCGCATTTAAATCAGCACCAAAGTATGATTCATCTACAAATAATGCTAACTTACTGTTTGGCGTTCCTCTAAACTGGATCTTTGTATGGTTTAAATCTTCCTGGGTCAACCGATTGGGGAAGGTTGAATTTTCAATCCACGCATAAAATCGATCTACCCTCCATTCGATAAATACTGAACCATTGCCTTCACATACTAGCAATCTACAGAATGTGGATTTTAGATCACACCAGGTTACTTTTGCAGAATTGTCATGCTTATATTCAATGATTCCTTGGCCTACACCTAATTCTAGATTTTCAGTAGTTAGGTTGTGTATGTCTATAGTAGGCGGATTCAGCGGATTAAAAATTGTGTTGGGCATTATTGAAAAAGCGAGATCGGGAATTATGGTTACTTCGATTGGTGAAGCGAGACGCGAACGAAACCCATACGTGATATCGACTTCATAGGTGCCTATCTGATCTTCAGGTATGATTTGGCTCAAATCGATGTCGTAACCTGTTCCGTTTGGCCTAGCGTACTCACTAAAATCCCGATAAATCTGCTCAGTGGGAGTAGTCACATGAATTTTGAGATACTTTGTAGCAAAAGTTATTTCGGAAAAATGCACTTTGACTTTATTAGTTGAGTAAACTGGAGGTAATCGATCTGAAGTACCTATCACCAAGTCTTTTCCAAATAATTTAGGTTGTGAGATATAGCGACGTTTTGTTTTCTCGAATTTTTGGTTATCTTTAGCTGTTCTTATCTCTAGAGGTAATTTGAGGTCGTACATTGCCATAATGGTATGCCCGACCATATCTTGCATGGCGGATGAAATATAGTAGTCACTCCTAGTTGGTTCGATTTGTTGACCTAGATCATTGTGTATTGAAAAGTCACCGACATGACTTACCAACCAACGACCGTTGGTGATCTGATTTATTGATTCAGGGATAGCATATTTGCCTTGTTGAGTAATTCGATAAAATTGATAGTCTTGCTGTGGTACTCTCGGTACCTTTTCTGTCCAAATACAATCACCAGACTGATTAAATACGTACACAATTGCATCCAACATTTCCACATCATCGAGAGTGCCAAGAACAATTTCGCGAATTCTCCATTTGCGATTTGGCTGTTTTTCAGCCCACAGATCTTCACGATAGATATGATCCCAAATAGGATCTTCCGCATCAAATTTGGACAACACACAAAAAGTAGGTTGTTTTTCAGTATCAGTTACCAAATTAACGACGCGTAATACCCAATCTTCAAGTTCAAATGACCAGACCCATTCAATCTTTGTACTTCTTTCTGTTGGTCTTGCTACAAGCGATTCCTTTTGTAGCTCGGCTACTAGCTTATCCCACAGCTCACGATGGATGAGGCTGGGGAATAATTGTCTGATTTCTAAAATATCTACATGATTCGCTAGCAATTCTACTGCAGCAACTAAGTCTCGGATTAAATCTAATGCAATCTCGTGTGTGTCATCTTCAGATAAAAATGCCTGTAAAGTCGGTGCAACGTATCGAGTTTCCTGCTGTGAACGAACAAATTCACTCAGGTAGTTTTCAGGTAGTTCCGAGATTTTCTGAATTCGAGGGCTCAACCATCTGGCGAAATCATCATGAAGATAAGATGGTAGGATCGTATGCCAATATACGGTTCGGACAACATCTCCCTCACTTTGACCTTGGAACTCAAATCCAAGTTTTTCAGATAACTCAGCTTTTGCTTCGATAAAGTAATCTCGGCAAGCATTATAGAAGCGATTATGATGCTTTGAGTAATTGATGCCCCACACATCTTCAGCGTATGGCTCCCAGAACTTTCGAGTTTCATCTTGAGAATAGCGCGCGCTAAAAACCATAGACGCAACAAATAATGCGGGATACAGGTACTTAGGTTGTATGTTGTTTTTGAATCGGCATTGCTCTCGTAAAGCTATGCAAATGTATTGAAATGCTTCCTGAGTTATGTCAAGCTCACCAATAAGCTCTACATTTTCTAGGTCTAAACGTAGATGCTCATCCATTTCCCTGACCCATTTTGAATTGATGATTCGACTTGAAAGATCATCCATAGCAACTATCTCATACTTCAAAAATTGGATAAATCTACATGCAATGTGAATTGTGTAAGTAATTAAACAATGTAGACAGAATTAGTCTAATATAAGAGAGGCGTGTCAAACATTGATCTTTCTTGATTTAGTGGAAGGGGAGGTGATGGGAAGTAAAATTAGCACTTTACAGAAGAGTTAACATGAAACAGGGGGCGATAGTAAATAACAACAATGCGAATATCGACCATAGATACCTAAGATAATGGTGCGCACATAGTTACTCCTTTTGCACATGGGAAACTGTACCACTATACTTTGGGACTAAATACCTAGCTATTAAAACAATAATCGTGTGTGGAATTTCCACAACAGAATGAGGAATATCGTCGCACACTTTGAGTGTGATCTCAACGTGTCAAGTCGTAGAAATTACTTCAAGTTGTGGTTCATAAAAACTATCAGTTGCCCATTTCTCATTTTCACTTGAGAAGATTGTTTTCATTCATACCCAGCGCCATATATTTGAGCATTCGCAAAACGACTTCCAATTGATCCTCCGGCAACATAGCCAGAATATCCAATGCTCGGCGCTGCCAGTCAAGGGCATGGTCATCAAAGAAATACATAATCGGCTTATTGAGTGCTTCGGCCCAGCGCGGCAGGTCAGGCGCACTAATTGCTGAGACACCATTTTCCACGTTAGACACAACCGCCTGGCTCGTACCGAGCATTTCCGCTAGTTCTTCCTGCTTAAGGTCAAGGTCACGCCGGGCACGCCGCACCCGATCACCAAAGCGCTTTTTCGCATCCTGTTCCATGGAATTCTCCACATACTCCTTAACAATACCCGTTTCTCAAGATAATATCACGATTACTTGTTGCATACAACTCATATTTATATTATATTGGAAATATGTGTATAAAACGACGTATGTCAATTTCAAGTCACAGGAGAGCATGATATGCCATCTCCCGTTCCCTATTCTACCCGTTCTCAAGTCAAACGTATTTTTGTGCTGGCAAATTTGCTGCTTACAGCACAGATAAACGAACGATCAACGGCTTCTTCCGAGAGCAACAATTCGCACAATCCTATGAAAAAATCAATGCCTTCCA
The Phototrophicus methaneseepsis DNA segment above includes these coding regions:
- a CDS encoding helix-turn-helix domain-containing protein gives rise to the protein MEQDAKKRFGDRVRRARRDLDLKQEELAEMLGTSQAVVSNVENGVSAISAPDLPRWAEALNKPIMYFFDDHALDWQRRALDILAMLPEDQLEVVLRMLKYMALGMNENNLLK